A region from the Natronoarchaeum mannanilyticum genome encodes:
- a CDS encoding argininosuccinate synthase gives MERVALAFSGGLDTTVCVGLLEEEYGYDEVIGVTVDVGQPEEEFEEAEETAEALGVETHVVDAREEFATLCLDSLKANATYQGYPLGTAMARPVIANAILETAIENDCDAVAHGCTGKGNDQLRFEAVWRDSDLDVIAPVRELELTREWEMEYAEDRGLPVQSGNEGDWSIDTNLWSRSVEGADLEKPDYVPPEEIYEWTSAPGEADGTELVEIEFEDGEPVAVDGEEYGAVELIEHLNERAGAYGVGRTDMMEDRMLGLKVRENYEHPAATVLLNAHEALEGLVLTQEEREFKAQVDQQWSKKAYQGLIDAPLVGALEGFIEETQERVTGTVTIKLEGGSARAVGRESEYAAYSEDAASFNTETVEGQGITQKDATGVAKYHGFQGRLANSVIDSVNEGK, from the coding sequence ATGGAACGCGTGGCACTCGCATTTTCGGGCGGTCTCGACACGACGGTCTGCGTCGGGCTGCTCGAAGAGGAGTACGGATACGACGAAGTGATCGGCGTCACGGTCGACGTCGGCCAGCCCGAGGAAGAATTCGAAGAGGCAGAGGAGACCGCCGAGGCGCTCGGCGTGGAGACCCACGTCGTCGACGCCCGAGAGGAGTTCGCCACGCTGTGTCTCGACTCGCTGAAAGCGAACGCGACCTACCAGGGCTACCCGCTGGGCACCGCGATGGCCCGCCCCGTGATCGCCAACGCGATCCTCGAGACCGCGATCGAGAACGACTGCGACGCCGTCGCCCACGGCTGTACGGGCAAGGGCAACGACCAGCTCCGGTTCGAGGCCGTCTGGCGCGACTCCGACCTCGACGTCATCGCGCCCGTGCGCGAGCTCGAACTCACCCGCGAGTGGGAGATGGAGTACGCCGAGGACCGCGGTCTTCCCGTCCAGAGCGGCAACGAGGGCGACTGGTCGATCGACACGAACCTCTGGAGCCGCTCGGTCGAAGGCGCCGACCTGGAGAAGCCCGACTACGTTCCGCCGGAGGAGATCTACGAGTGGACCTCCGCCCCCGGCGAGGCCGACGGCACCGAGCTCGTCGAGATCGAGTTCGAGGACGGCGAGCCAGTCGCGGTCGACGGCGAGGAGTACGGCGCGGTCGAGCTGATCGAACATCTCAACGAGCGCGCGGGCGCCTACGGCGTCGGCCGCACGGACATGATGGAAGACCGCATGCTCGGGCTCAAGGTCCGCGAGAACTACGAGCACCCCGCCGCGACCGTCCTGCTCAACGCCCACGAGGCGCTCGAAGGGCTCGTGCTCACCCAGGAGGAGCGCGAGTTCAAGGCCCAGGTCGACCAGCAGTGGTCGAAGAAGGCCTATCAGGGCCTGATCGACGCACCGCTCGTCGGCGCGCTCGAAGGCTTCATCGAGGAGACCCAGGAGCGCGTCACCGGCACGGTGACGATCAAGCTCGAAGGCGGCAGCGCCCGCGCGGTCGGCCGCGAGAGCGAGTACGCCGCGTACTCCGAGGACGCCGCCTCCTTCAACACCGAGACCGTCGAAGGCCAGGGTATCACCCAGAAGGACGCCACCGGCGTCGCGAAGTACCACGGGTTCCAGGGTCGCCTGGCCAACTCCGTGATCGATTCGGTGAACGAGGGCAAATAA
- a CDS encoding DUF7345 domain-containing protein, giving the protein MPSTHRAVALALATALAIGAVAGPAVAQPEQNENDEPSLVVEVQADGDAVVTLTATYDLTSEAERDAFASLRNDESARENATRRYAARLDSVARNASDRVDREMRVPVDEADVSLEERGDVGVVRYSATWENLAAVEGDRLVVTEPFASNYGTDRPFVLVAPDGYELAGATPSVDADGEASATWDAGTSLDGFEATMERSDGDAGAGGPADSLPGFGVGAAVASVAGAAAFALRRRRSA; this is encoded by the coding sequence ATGCCATCAACACACAGAGCCGTAGCACTCGCGCTCGCGACGGCGCTGGCGATCGGTGCGGTCGCCGGCCCCGCGGTCGCACAGCCCGAACAGAACGAGAACGACGAACCCTCGCTCGTGGTCGAGGTTCAGGCGGACGGCGACGCCGTCGTCACCCTGACCGCGACGTACGACCTGACGAGCGAGGCCGAGCGGGACGCGTTCGCGTCCCTGCGGAACGACGAATCGGCCCGGGAGAACGCGACGCGCCGGTACGCCGCGCGGCTCGACTCGGTCGCACGGAACGCGAGCGACCGGGTCGACCGTGAGATGCGCGTCCCGGTCGACGAGGCCGACGTCTCACTCGAAGAGCGCGGCGACGTCGGCGTCGTCCGGTACAGCGCGACCTGGGAGAACCTCGCCGCCGTCGAGGGTGACCGGCTGGTCGTGACCGAGCCGTTCGCGAGCAACTACGGCACCGACCGGCCGTTCGTGCTGGTCGCCCCGGACGGGTACGAGCTCGCGGGCGCGACGCCGTCGGTCGACGCCGACGGCGAGGCGAGCGCCACCTGGGACGCCGGAACGTCGCTCGACGGGTTCGAGGCGACGATGGAACGCAGTGACGGCGATGCCGGCGCCGGCGGCCCGGCCGATAGCCTGCCCGGCTTCGGCGTCGGTGCCGCCGTCGCGTCCGTCGCGGGAGCGGCCGCGTTCGCCCTCCGACGGCGCCGATCGGCGTGA